In the genome of Candidatus Nitrosotenuis sp. DW1, one region contains:
- a CDS encoding universal stress protein produces MDSCQIVNTSLIRNILVPFDNSKHAVRAFGHALDLARKYHSSIILITVTDEDQTMQWLNDTPSRQHGMDKSRNSEFKRIFKILETQAAKFQIHFEAMILESSTIAESIISFATKKNIDYIVMGTHGNGMVKEMMLGRVSTNIALNAHCPVVLVK; encoded by the coding sequence GTGGATAGTTGCCAGATAGTAAACACGTCGCTTATCAGAAACATTCTTGTCCCGTTTGATAACTCAAAGCACGCGGTGCGGGCGTTTGGACACGCGCTTGATCTGGCAAGAAAGTATCACTCCTCGATAATACTGATAACTGTAACAGACGAGGACCAGACAATGCAGTGGCTCAATGACACGCCAAGCAGACAGCACGGAATGGACAAAAGCAGGAACTCGGAATTTAAGAGAATATTCAAGATATTGGAAACGCAGGCTGCAAAATTCCAGATTCATTTTGAGGCAATGATTCTAGAGTCCAGCACCATTGCAGAGTCGATAATTTCATTTGCCACAAAAAAGAACATCGACTATATTGTAATGGGAACGCACGGGAACGGGATGGTAAAAGAAATGATGTTAGGAAGGGTGTCAACAAACATAGCGCTAAACGCGCACTGTCCTGTGGTTTTAGTAAAATAA
- a CDS encoding DoxX family protein yields the protein MSTSLSENVAKTSRLHEITYWGIRSSVGVIFIAYGLQKFDPVWRDLLMGFGLPPELQIPIALAETIGGIALIVGVLTRITGAIFGIILVDAIFHIRWEKGFFIAKGGWDYDLALLAMVLFIIVAGSGSLSISSRLKRIPSFLQ from the coding sequence ATGAGTACAAGTTTAAGCGAAAATGTCGCAAAAACCAGTAGGTTACACGAGATAACCTATTGGGGAATCAGATCTTCGGTCGGCGTCATCTTTATTGCATATGGTTTGCAAAAATTTGACCCCGTCTGGAGAGACCTGTTGATGGGCTTTGGGCTTCCGCCTGAGCTGCAAATTCCAATCGCACTAGCTGAAACCATTGGTGGAATAGCTCTGATTGTTGGAGTGTTGACCAGAATAACTGGTGCAATATTTGGCATAATTTTGGTTGATGCAATATTTCACATCAGATGGGAAAAGGGGTTTTTCATAGCAAAGGGCGGCTGGGATTATGATTTGGCACTACTTGCAATGGTGCTGTTCATAATAGTGGCAGGTTCAGGAAGTCTTTCAATTTCATCTCGTTTGAAGAGAATCCCGAGTTTTCTTCAATAA
- a CDS encoding CFI-box-CTERM domain-containing protein: MVASAEQVDKENLTYNIQGGTVSAIETDEFFSSLIIMLEAVDDGTLTITLPRDFLDSKMDDIDDDFFVLVEGEEVVFEEMVSITDRTLVIPFVMGTTEIEIIGTQIDASAIIPEPPVQLPPPETIQENEEGAIPQENGGGCLIATATYGSEFTPQVQLLREIRDNAVINTGSGSAFMGAFNNFYYIFSPTVADWERQNSFFKGIVTMAITPMLTTLSLLNYVDIDSEQEMLGYGIGIILLNVGMYFVVPAIIVLKIRKKFN; encoded by the coding sequence ATGGTTGCTTCTGCAGAGCAGGTCGATAAGGAAAATCTGACTTACAACATACAAGGAGGAACTGTAAGTGCTATTGAGACAGATGAATTCTTTAGCTCTTTGATAATAATGTTGGAGGCAGTAGATGATGGTACGCTGACAATAACACTGCCAAGAGATTTCCTAGATTCAAAAATGGATGATATTGATGATGATTTTTTTGTCTTGGTTGAGGGAGAAGAAGTGGTCTTTGAAGAAATGGTTAGCATTACTGATCGAACACTTGTAATTCCTTTTGTAATGGGTACTACAGAAATAGAAATTATTGGAACACAAATTGACGCTTCTGCAATAATCCCAGAGCCGCCAGTTCAATTGCCGCCGCCTGAAACTATACAAGAAAACGAGGAAGGTGCTATCCCTCAAGAAAATGGTGGCGGGTGTCTAATTGCTACTGCAACATATGGTTCTGAATTCACACCTCAAGTTCAACTACTAAGGGAGATAAGAGATAATGCGGTCATTAACACAGGTTCTGGTTCTGCGTTTATGGGTGCATTTAACAATTTTTACTATATCTTCAGCCCAACAGTAGCTGATTGGGAACGACAAAACTCTTTCTTTAAGGGAATAGTCACGATGGCAATTACACCGATGCTTACGACTTTATCACTACTTAACTATGTGGACATTGATTCTGAGCAGGAAATGCTGGGGTATGGTATTGGTATAATTCTGCTCAATGTGGGGATGTATTTTGTAGTTCCAGCCATCATAGTTCTGAAAATAAGAAAAAAATTCAACTAA
- a CDS encoding S8 family serine peptidase encodes MRKAIVLLILTVLFSSSLILNSDLYMIDDAYAQADAAKQAQEKAKEASQTSPPQSQPKETNPQEKSSSTQTERASQTSPPQSQPKETNPQEKSSSTQTERASQTSPPQSQPKETNPQEKSSSTQTERASQTSPPQSQPRALEQISTIKEPLATKVIEDRYIVVLQEGTSPQEVARSHGLIPAFVYSKALNGLAGKIPSDVIEKLKQDPRVKFVEKDHVLFKFAQTLPTGIDRIDAEKSIAKIDGMDERIQIDVAIVDSGVDLDHGDLHVNAAKSVDCTNDDTFVICSRGGNDMLGHGTHVAGVVAAIDNDQGVVGTAPGTTIWSVKVLGDDGTGWMSWLIAGIDYVTENAVEVEVVNLSLGCECQSEALDDAISRSISRGIVYVVAAGNEAKDVSTFSPANHPDVITVSAITDFDGNPGSKAISGCINDDDDTFAFFSNYGREIELAAPGACIRSTWANGGYNTQSGTSVAAPHVTGTVALYLSENPKPQNADDVRKVRQAIIDMGFSASGSDGYSSSGDPDGMAEPLVNVGAMALSLEQEEKTQPIEEQPPKEEQVEEEKEESDTEQKLKGRGLEIAETMQKRGLAIAEMMKQREPVIAEAMQKRGLAIAEKMSQRGFDNTTRTGSLGEPEVGREMSGKMGIASKMRQIGLDTAQSMALTGINIGETMSERETIAEIKSEVIIEELEQKIKKTRVQPLLEKLEQGSYHLPGNVQEDSQKNSFNASFEGQTDDGTIIGSVFLENVVTRDNVAKFKVTGGEILVGDSVAYDIVFGKARLIKGPAQDTLMIIGQVIDADENVSTILLAIEANELKNNMMQGSASFSLSQQSKISNKHIMDGTGQIVKF; translated from the coding sequence ATGAGGAAAGCAATCGTTTTACTCATATTGACGGTATTATTTTCGTCATCACTAATTTTGAATTCAGATCTTTACATGATTGATGATGCATATGCACAAGCTGATGCGGCAAAGCAGGCACAAGAAAAAGCAAAAGAGGCATCACAAACGTCTCCGCCACAATCTCAACCAAAAGAAACAAACCCTCAAGAAAAATCAAGCTCAACACAAACAGAAAGGGCATCACAAACGTCTCCGCCACAATCTCAACCAAAAGAAACAAACCCTCAAGAAAAATCAAGCTCAACACAAACAGAAAGGGCATCACAAACGTCTCCACCACAATCTCAACCAAAAGAAACAAACCCTCAAGAAAAATCAAGCTCAACACAAACAGAAAGGGCATCACAAACGTCTCCACCACAATCTCAACCAAGAGCATTAGAACAAATTTCAACTATTAAAGAACCATTAGCTACCAAAGTCATCGAGGATCGATATATTGTTGTTTTACAAGAAGGCACATCACCACAAGAAGTTGCAAGGTCTCATGGTTTGATTCCTGCATTTGTTTACAGTAAGGCACTCAACGGTCTTGCAGGAAAGATTCCATCCGACGTCATTGAAAAGTTAAAACAGGATCCACGGGTAAAATTCGTTGAAAAGGATCACGTTTTATTTAAATTTGCACAAACATTGCCAACCGGTATAGATCGAATCGATGCAGAAAAATCCATTGCAAAAATTGACGGTATGGATGAACGCATACAAATTGATGTAGCAATTGTAGATTCAGGAGTAGATCTTGATCATGGTGATCTTCATGTCAATGCTGCGAAAAGTGTTGATTGTACAAACGATGACACATTTGTAATCTGTAGTAGGGGTGGAAATGATATGCTGGGTCACGGAACTCATGTTGCGGGAGTTGTGGCTGCAATTGATAATGACCAAGGCGTAGTTGGAACAGCTCCGGGCACTACCATTTGGTCAGTAAAGGTTCTTGGTGATGATGGTACGGGGTGGATGTCTTGGCTTATTGCAGGAATAGATTATGTAACTGAAAATGCTGTTGAGGTTGAAGTTGTAAACCTGAGTCTTGGCTGTGAGTGCCAAAGTGAAGCGCTTGATGACGCAATATCAAGATCAATAAGTAGAGGCATAGTCTATGTTGTAGCTGCTGGAAATGAGGCAAAGGATGTTTCGACATTTAGTCCCGCAAATCATCCGGATGTGATCACTGTTTCTGCAATAACCGACTTTGATGGCAACCCCGGCTCAAAGGCGATCAGTGGTTGCATAAACGACGACGATGACACATTTGCGTTTTTTTCAAATTATGGAAGAGAAATTGAGCTAGCAGCTCCTGGCGCTTGTATTCGTTCAACTTGGGCAAATGGTGGATACAACACACAAAGTGGTACGAGTGTAGCAGCTCCTCATGTTACAGGAACCGTTGCACTGTATCTTTCAGAAAATCCAAAACCACAAAATGCAGATGATGTAAGAAAGGTACGACAAGCTATTATTGATATGGGATTTTCCGCTTCGGGAAGTGATGGATATTCTAGCTCTGGTGATCCAGATGGCATGGCAGAACCACTTGTTAATGTAGGCGCAATGGCACTTTCTTTAGAACAAGAAGAAAAAACACAGCCAATCGAAGAACAACCACCCAAAGAAGAGCAAGTAGAGGAGGAAAAAGAAGAATCAGATACTGAACAAAAACTCAAAGGACGTGGACTTGAGATTGCAGAAACGATGCAGAAAAGAGGATTAGCTATTGCAGAAATGATGAAACAAAGAGAACCGGTTATTGCAGAAGCGATGCAGAAAAGAGGATTGGCTATTGCAGAGAAAATGAGCCAGCGAGGATTTGATAATACTACAAGGACAGGCTCACTAGGTGAACCGGAAGTTGGGCGAGAAATGTCAGGTAAAATGGGAATTGCATCTAAAATGCGACAAATTGGTCTTGATACTGCTCAGAGTATGGCACTAACTGGAATTAACATTGGAGAAACAATGTCTGAAAGAGAAACCATAGCAGAAATAAAATCAGAAGTAATCATAGAAGAGCTTGAGCAAAAAATAAAAAAGACAAGAGTACAACCTCTTTTAGAAAAACTTGAGCAGGGAAGTTATCATCTTCCAGGAAATGTACAAGAGGACAGCCAAAAAAATTCGTTTAATGCATCCTTTGAGGGGCAAACAGATGATGGAACAATAATAGGTTCAGTGTTTCTTGAGAATGTAGTTACAAGAGATAATGTAGCAAAATTCAAAGTAACAGGTGGGGAAATTTTAGTTGGAGACTCTGTTGCGTATGATATTGTGTTTGGAAAGGCAAGGCTCATCAAAGGACCTGCACAGGATACGCTGATGATAATTGGGCAGGTAATTGATGCCGATGAAAATGTTAGCACCATTCTACTGGCAATTGAAGCTAATGAACTGAAAAACAATATGATGCAAGGATCTGCAAGCTTTAGTCTGAGCCAGCAAAGTAAGATATCAAACAAACACATTATGGATGGAACGGGGCAAATTGTCAAGTTTTAA
- a CDS encoding tandem-95 repeat protein: MVKGFFLAIVFGILLIGFLSSQDAAAIGGTVSDGPSCGAIGGSWDGVSTCTVGFSTTIGSGEILTVSPGITLHIPFAIMQIHGTLDNYGTISAASNASFNVFGGGTLNNYGTVSINTTLGVIGTLNNYGTITINGGGFSEIFNSGIINNSGTIQNNNTIRNFHGIINNIAGGTINNNWRIGMNTGTINNYGMFNNKGTLNNLYGVINNFAGGAINNTGTIDNILSTPPGTLNNYCGATYTGNEPSGNPRNNILCDVDGDGIPDETDNCPLVANADQADSDGDGMGDACDNSAPQASDSTITTNEDTLVSDNALAADAENDPLVFILVSGPTNGNLVFNTDGTFTYTPALNYNGADSFTFKANDGEFDSNTASVDITVTPLNDPPSADGSSIITDEDTQVGGTVSGSDVDGDTLSYSLVSGASNGVLELNTDGTYSYTPNKNYNGADSFSFVANDGAQDSNIATLSITINPINDAPVCGNVPMIAAWPPNHKMVPISFAMPTSDVDGDAVTISIQSIFQDEPTNGLGDGDTSPDATLNPPEVRAERSGTGDGRVYVITVLGDDGNGGSCTGSFEIWVPHSQKKPVTAVNSGATYDSTQP, translated from the coding sequence TTGGTAAAGGGGTTTTTCTTAGCCATTGTTTTTGGAATTTTGTTAATCGGGTTTTTGTCTAGTCAGGATGCAGCGGCAATAGGTGGTACTGTTTCTGATGGGCCATCTTGTGGAGCAATAGGAGGATCATGGGATGGTGTCTCTACATGTACTGTCGGTTTCTCTACCACCATCGGATCTGGGGAGATACTAACGGTTTCTCCAGGCATAACATTACACATACCATTTGCCATCATGCAAATCCATGGTACTCTTGACAATTATGGAACAATATCAGCCGCCAGCAATGCCAGTTTCAATGTCTTTGGGGGTGGAACGCTCAACAACTATGGCACAGTATCAATAAACACAACGCTTGGAGTGATTGGAACGCTCAACAACTATGGCACAATCACCATTAACGGTGGGGGTTTTTCAGAGATCTTTAACTCTGGAATAATCAACAACTCTGGCACCATACAAAACAACAATACGATTCGCAATTTCCATGGAATTATCAACAATATTGCTGGCGGCACGATAAACAACAACTGGAGAATCGGCATGAATACTGGCACAATCAACAACTACGGGATGTTTAACAACAAAGGAACACTAAACAACCTATATGGTGTAATCAACAACTTTGCAGGCGGAGCAATAAACAATACTGGCACAATAGACAACATTCTGAGCACACCGCCTGGCACGCTCAACAACTATTGTGGCGCAACATACACAGGAAACGAACCTTCTGGAAACCCAAGAAACAACATCCTCTGTGATGTAGATGGCGATGGGATTCCAGATGAAACTGACAACTGTCCATTAGTGGCAAATGCAGATCAAGCAGATTCCGATGGTGACGGAATGGGTGATGCATGTGATAACTCAGCTCCGCAGGCAAGCGATTCTACAATCACTACAAACGAGGACACGCTGGTGAGTGACAACGCACTTGCAGCCGATGCAGAAAATGATCCACTTGTCTTCATTCTGGTATCGGGCCCAACAAATGGCAATCTAGTCTTCAACACGGATGGTACATTTACCTATACGCCAGCACTAAACTACAATGGAGCTGACTCGTTTACCTTCAAGGCAAATGATGGTGAATTTGATAGTAACACTGCCAGCGTGGACATCACCGTCACACCACTCAACGATCCGCCGAGCGCAGATGGTAGCTCAATAATAACCGACGAAGACACTCAAGTAGGTGGTACTGTCTCTGGCTCTGATGTCGATGGTGACACACTTTCATATTCGTTGGTTTCTGGCGCCTCAAATGGAGTTCTTGAACTCAACACAGATGGCACATACTCATACACACCAAACAAAAACTACAATGGAGCGGATTCATTTAGCTTTGTTGCAAATGATGGTGCACAAGACAGTAACATTGCTACCCTCTCAATTACAATTAATCCGATAAATGATGCTCCAGTTTGTGGTAACGTGCCAATGATAGCAGCTTGGCCTCCAAACCACAAAATGGTACCAATCAGCTTTGCAATGCCAACATCCGATGTGGACGGTGATGCGGTAACGATATCAATACAAAGCATCTTCCAAGATGAGCCAACAAACGGACTTGGAGATGGCGATACCTCGCCGGATGCAACACTCAATCCACCAGAGGTTAGAGCGGAAAGATCAGGCACCGGCGACGGAAGAGTGTATGTCATAACTGTCCTTGGAGATGACGGAAACGGCGGCAGCTGCACGGGATCCTTTGAAATCTGGGTTCCACACAGTCAAAAGAAGCCAGTCACAGCAGTCAATTCCGGAGCAACATACGACTCAACACAACCATAA